The genome window GGTGGAGGGCTGAGGCACGACCGTAACCTTAGAGCGGGCCCTGCGTTACAGCACCCGGGTTTTGGTTAGATCAGGCAACTGATCACAAAGGGCAAGCGGGCGGTCGCCATACGGCGGCCGCCCGTGCTTGCTTCCGCAATAGGTTACTGGATGATCAGGTCGTAAGGCATGCGGGCCACGATGCCGGTCTGCTCCTTGGCTTCGCGTGCGCGCTGGTACTCCTTCAGCAGCTTGGCATCTTCGCCGAGGTACTCGCGCGCCACCCAGGCCTTGGTCTCGGTGTTGAGGTCCTTCAGCAATTTCTGCAGGAAGTCCTCCTGTTCGGGCAGCTCCACCTTGCGGTAGTCGCTGATGCCGGCCAGCGTGGCGGCGGCGCGAATGGCATCCTCCAGGCCGCCGAGCTCATCCACCAGGCCGCGCTCCTTGGCGTCGGTGCCTGTCCATACGCGGCCCTGACCGATGCTGTCCACTTGCGCGGTGGTGAGCTTGCGGCCCTCGGCCACGCGCTCCACGAAGCCGTCGTAGAAGTCATCGACCCACTGCTGCATCATGCGCCTCTCGGTCTCGGTCAAGGGGCGGCTCACGGTCATCATGTCGGCGTACTCGTGCGTCTTGGCGCCATCGAAGGTGATGCCCAGCTTGTTCTTGAAGAAGCCCTGCATGTTGGGGATGAGGCCGAACACGCCGATGCTGCCGGTGATGGTGGTGGGCTCCGCGTAGATCTTGGTGGCCGGCGCGCTGATGTAGTAGCCGCCGCTGGCAGCCACATCGCCCATGCTCACCACCAGAGGCTTCGCTTCGGCGGCGAGCTTCACCTCGCGCCAGATCACCTCGCTGGCCAATCCGCTCCCGCCGGGGCTGTTCACGCGCAGCACGATCGCTTTCACGGCGCTGTCCTCTCGCGCCTCGCGGATGGTGGCGGAGAGCGAGGTGCTCCCGATGCCATCATCGCCATCGCCGCTGGAGATGCCGCCTTCGGCATAGATTACCGCGAGCTTGGTCTTGGCATCGCCGTCCTCCTTCTTCTCCTCGGCGGTGCGCAGGTACTTGCCCAGGCTCACGAAGGCGATGTCCTTCTCCTTGTCGAGGCTCATGCGCTCCTTGATGTCGGCGAGCAGCTCGTCGCGGTACATCAGGGCGTCCACCAGCTTCAGGTCGCGGGCGGCCTCGTCGTCCTTGGCGGCGAAGGTGTTGGCGATGGTATCGAGCTCATTGGCGCTCAGACCCGTCTTCTCGCTCACGGCGGCACGGTGATCGGCCCAGAGCCCGCGCAGGATCAATTCGATCTGCGCGCGGTTGGCCGGGCTCATCTGCTCCTCGGTGTACACCTCGCCGAAGCTCTTGAACTTGTTGTTGCTCCCGCGGATGAACTGCATGTCGATGTCGAGCTTCTCGAAGAGGCCCTTGAGGAACATGTACTCGCTGTGCAGGCCGCGGTAATCGAGCATGCCCTTGGGCTGCAGGTACACCTGGTCGGCGGCGGTGGCCAGGTAGTAGCTGCCCTGCGTATAGAATTCGGCCCAGGCCACCACGGGCTTGCCGCTCTCCTTCTTGAACTCCATGATCTTGTTGCGGATCTCGCGCAGCGTGGCGAAGCCGGAGTTCACGCTGGTGAGGTCGAGGAAGATGCCTTCGATCTTCTCATCGGACTTGGCTTGATCCAAGGCCGCGAGCACTTGGTTGAGGCCGGTCTTCGATTCGCCTTGGAAGGGACCGAAGTCGAAGTCCATCTGCTCGTCGTCGCCGCGGTCAACGAGCTCGTTGTCTAGCGTGAGCTGCAGCACGGTGCCATCCTTGATCTTGGCGGGCTTGCCTTTGCTGCCCAGGCCGGCGGCGGCAGCTGCCAGCATGCCGATGAAGAGCACGATGAGCACCACGCCGATGAGCAGGGTGCCCAGCATGGAGGCGAACATGAATTTGAGGAATTGTCTCATGGGGGATCGGGGTCTGTGTTTGCGCCGACGAAACTAGGCGGCCCCTTGGTGCCGCGTGGATCCCATTACACCAACGGGGTGCACGTTGGATGGGAGGCCCCGGTAGCTTTGGCCCGATGGATGGATCGGACGAAGCCTTGCTCCTGTTGGGCGGCAACATCGGCGATGCGCGCGCCACCTTCGCGCAGGCCGAGCGCCTGATCGCG of Flavobacteriales bacterium contains these proteins:
- the sppA gene encoding signal peptide peptidase SppA, translating into MRQFLKFMFASMLGTLLIGVVLIVLFIGMLAAAAAGLGSKGKPAKIKDGTVLQLTLDNELVDRGDDEQMDFDFGPFQGESKTGLNQVLAALDQAKSDEKIEGIFLDLTSVNSGFATLREIRNKIMEFKKESGKPVVAWAEFYTQGSYYLATAADQVYLQPKGMLDYRGLHSEYMFLKGLFEKLDIDMQFIRGSNNKFKSFGEVYTEEQMSPANRAQIELILRGLWADHRAAVSEKTGLSANELDTIANTFAAKDDEAARDLKLVDALMYRDELLADIKERMSLDKEKDIAFVSLGKYLRTAEEKKEDGDAKTKLAVIYAEGGISSGDGDDGIGSTSLSATIREAREDSAVKAIVLRVNSPGGSGLASEVIWREVKLAAEAKPLVVSMGDVAASGGYYISAPATKIYAEPTTITGSIGVFGLIPNMQGFFKNKLGITFDGAKTHEYADMMTVSRPLTETERRMMQQWVDDFYDGFVERVAEGRKLTTAQVDSIGQGRVWTGTDAKERGLVDELGGLEDAIRAAATLAGISDYRKVELPEQEDFLQKLLKDLNTETKAWVAREYLGEDAKLLKEYQRAREAKEQTGIVARMPYDLIIQ